Proteins co-encoded in one Cucurbita pepo subsp. pepo cultivar mu-cu-16 chromosome LG15, ASM280686v2, whole genome shotgun sequence genomic window:
- the LOC111811959 gene encoding probable WRKY transcription factor 28 isoform X2, producing the protein MSNEEGKNLYQPYDPFHYNQLDMNRSIFHQQHPPLDPALMSFTNFLDTSLDYNSLSRAFDVSCSSSEVISPVDDVSKNKASCGGKNLNQSSTTQNSSVSSSSNEAVVEEDSIKSIKEDPKDEEKSKKQSYYRCTSQKCLVKKRVERSYQDPSVVITTYEGQHNHHCPATLRGHSAGIMSSPFYASAASTSLTAPSSGPTLPHELFSHLLPTNSRADPASGMYQNLSLQMPDHYGLLQDLFTQK; encoded by the exons ATGTCAAATGAAGAAGGGAAGAATCTATACCAGCCGTATGATCCATTCCATTACAACCAGCTGGATATGAACCGTTCGATCTTCCATCAGCAGCACCCACCGTTGGATCCTGCTTTGATGAGCTTCACTAACTTCTTGGACACCTCGTTGGACTACAACAGCCTGTCGAGAGCGTTCGACGTGTCGTGCTCTTCATCTGAAGTCATTTCTCCGGTGGACGACGTGTCGAAAAACAAGGCTTCTTGTGGAGGCAAGAATTTGAACCAATCTTCAACCACCCAGAATTCTTCTGTGTCGTCTTCGTCTAATGAGGCCGTCGTTGAAGAAGATTCAATCAAGAGCATCAAAGAGGACccaaaagatgaagaaaagtCCAAGAAACA AAGCTACTACAGATGCACGAGTCAAAAGTGTTTAGTGAAGAAGCGAGTGGAAAGATCATATCAAGATCCATCTGTGGTGATTACTACATATGAAGGTCAACACAACCACCATTGCCCAGCTACACTCCGAGGCCATTCTGCTGGAATCATGTCGTCTCCGTTTTATGCATCCGCGGCGTCGACGTCGCTCACCGCACCCTCCTCTGGTCCTACGCTTCCTCATGAACTCTTTTCGCATTTGTTACCGACCAACTCTCGAGCCGACCCGGCATCGGGGATGTACCAGAATCTAAGCCTTCAAATGCCTGATCATTATGGTTTGTTGCAAGATTTGTTCACTCAAAAATAG
- the LOC111811959 gene encoding probable WRKY transcription factor 28 isoform X1: protein MSNEEGKNLYQPYDPFHYNQLDMNRSIFHQQHPPLDPALMSFTNFLDTSLDYNSLSRAFDVSCSSSEVISPVDDVSKNKASCGGKNLNQSSTTQNSSVSSSSNEAVVEEDSIKSIKEDPKDEEKSKKQNNISKKKEKRQREPRFAFLTKSEIDHLEDGYRWRKYGQKAVKNSPYPRSYYRCTSQKCLVKKRVERSYQDPSVVITTYEGQHNHHCPATLRGHSAGIMSSPFYASAASTSLTAPSSGPTLPHELFSHLLPTNSRADPASGMYQNLSLQMPDHYGLLQDLFTQK from the exons ATGTCAAATGAAGAAGGGAAGAATCTATACCAGCCGTATGATCCATTCCATTACAACCAGCTGGATATGAACCGTTCGATCTTCCATCAGCAGCACCCACCGTTGGATCCTGCTTTGATGAGCTTCACTAACTTCTTGGACACCTCGTTGGACTACAACAGCCTGTCGAGAGCGTTCGACGTGTCGTGCTCTTCATCTGAAGTCATTTCTCCGGTGGACGACGTGTCGAAAAACAAGGCTTCTTGTGGAGGCAAGAATTTGAACCAATCTTCAACCACCCAGAATTCTTCTGTGTCGTCTTCGTCTAATGAGGCCGTCGTTGAAGAAGATTCAATCAAGAGCATCAAAGAGGACccaaaagatgaagaaaagtCCAAGAAACA gaACAACatatcaaaaaagaaagagaagaggcAGAGGGAGCCACGGTTTGCTTTCTTGACAAAGAGTGAGATAGATCACCTTGAAGATGGATATAGATGGAGAAAATATGGACAAAAGGCAGTAAAAAACAGTCCTTACCCAAG AAGCTACTACAGATGCACGAGTCAAAAGTGTTTAGTGAAGAAGCGAGTGGAAAGATCATATCAAGATCCATCTGTGGTGATTACTACATATGAAGGTCAACACAACCACCATTGCCCAGCTACACTCCGAGGCCATTCTGCTGGAATCATGTCGTCTCCGTTTTATGCATCCGCGGCGTCGACGTCGCTCACCGCACCCTCCTCTGGTCCTACGCTTCCTCATGAACTCTTTTCGCATTTGTTACCGACCAACTCTCGAGCCGACCCGGCATCGGGGATGTACCAGAATCTAAGCCTTCAAATGCCTGATCATTATGGTTTGTTGCAAGATTTGTTCACTCAAAAATAG